The following proteins come from a genomic window of Aquimarina sp. MAR_2010_214:
- a CDS encoding BfmA/BtgA family mobilization protein → MKKSIVINEKPHKDLRNLSEEFNRPIGKFTEDMILFFKKTGQDPALINDKTPSQMIKVIDRRIVGFFKTQESEILYPLQVSLSESIEQNTSFFKDLIQNLNSIFGRVKEKDIELKNDLLKISESLEQLNSKLR, encoded by the coding sequence ATGAAAAAGAGTATTGTGATTAATGAAAAACCCCATAAGGATTTGAGGAATCTTTCTGAAGAATTTAACCGTCCTATCGGAAAATTCACAGAAGATATGATACTGTTTTTCAAAAAAACAGGACAAGACCCTGCACTAATAAATGACAAAACTCCCTCTCAAATGATAAAGGTTATTGATCGTAGAATTGTCGGTTTTTTCAAAACACAAGAATCTGAAATTCTTTATCCGTTACAAGTGTCATTATCAGAATCTATTGAACAGAACACCTCTTTTTTCAAAGACTTAATTCAGAATCTCAACTCTATTTTTGGAAGAGTAAAAGAAAAAGATATTGAGCTAAAAAATGATCTATTAAAGATTAGTGAATCATTAGAACAATTGAACTCAAAATTAAGATAA
- a CDS encoding conjugal transfer protein TraO, whose translation MKQQHIILLIMLLAFCTVSGQYSNEVSGLIGYSNNGYSAAGNFHYYPDKNIGRYFEIGGYAGFLEEKQTGYDIPIEVYTLNVGYFTNIPLISNYSKSFLFSVGVGGVIGNESIDFSEIQLQEREFITTKGGAIYGGYGAAEADVKITNHLSAIARYTHFYHPESEIGKNKFMIGLGLAFKF comes from the coding sequence ATGAAACAACAACATATAATTCTGCTTATTATGTTACTAGCATTTTGTACTGTAAGCGGTCAGTATTCAAATGAGGTAAGCGGTTTGATTGGCTATTCAAATAATGGCTATTCTGCTGCGGGTAATTTTCATTATTATCCAGATAAAAATATTGGACGATATTTTGAGATTGGGGGATATGCAGGCTTTCTCGAAGAAAAACAAACTGGATATGACATTCCAATAGAAGTGTATACTCTTAATGTAGGGTATTTCACAAATATACCTTTGATAAGTAATTACAGTAAGTCATTTCTCTTTTCTGTCGGAGTTGGTGGAGTTATAGGGAATGAATCTATTGATTTTTCAGAAATACAATTACAAGAACGAGAGTTTATAACTACGAAGGGAGGGGCTATTTATGGTGGTTATGGAGCTGCAGAAGCAGATGTCAAAATAACAAATCATCTTTCTGCTATAGCTAGATATACTCATTTTTACCATCCTGAAAGCGAGATAGGAAAAAACAAATTCATGATTGGGCTTGGACTTGCCTTTAAATTTTAA
- a CDS encoding DUF5712 family protein encodes MPVCIIHKTTADSKGSCSKYTFYLNKENQELIAEKKYDRQQFFFDQHQNKLSSTTAMQKIDQNTRGKGLTRKEDKYFTVTLNFSEKELSYLAEKATGRKGIDNVNQMSKKEFEKYNTNIREYARNAMKNYASNFRNNISKNDIVYFGKTEHKRKYKGTEKEVINGKAKSGELKPGLQSHVHIVVSRSHKEKRIRLSPHRSARNTNNHKLRGRNVPNASFDRMQWVIKNEQSFDRQFKYERSLNEKFEVQYALKNGTPEEKIKYKSLIQENNLDKSKELEL; translated from the coding sequence ATGCCAGTTTGTATTATACATAAAACTACTGCTGACAGTAAAGGAAGTTGTTCTAAATATACCTTTTATCTAAATAAAGAAAATCAAGAACTCATTGCAGAGAAAAAGTATGATCGCCAACAATTCTTTTTTGATCAACATCAAAATAAACTATCCTCTACAACTGCTATGCAAAAGATCGATCAAAATACCAGAGGCAAAGGACTAACCAGAAAAGAAGATAAATATTTCACTGTTACATTGAATTTTAGCGAAAAAGAATTGAGCTATTTGGCAGAAAAGGCAACTGGTAGAAAAGGGATTGATAACGTAAACCAAATGAGTAAAAAAGAATTTGAAAAATATAATACTAACATCCGTGAGTATGCGAGAAACGCAATGAAAAACTATGCTTCAAATTTCCGAAACAATATCTCGAAAAACGACATTGTATACTTCGGAAAAACTGAGCACAAACGAAAGTACAAAGGCACAGAAAAAGAAGTCATCAATGGCAAAGCTAAAAGTGGGGAATTAAAACCTGGGCTACAAAGTCACGTACATATTGTTGTTAGCAGGTCTCATAAAGAAAAACGAATCCGATTAAGTCCGCACAGAAGTGCCAGGAACACTAATAATCATAAACTAAGAGGTAGAAATGTACCTAACGCAAGTTTTGACCGAATGCAATGGGTTATCAAAAATGAACAATCATTTGATAGGCAATTTAAATACGAAAGAAGCCTGAATGAGAAGTTTGAAGTACAATATGCTTTAAAGAATGGAACTCCTGAAGAAAAGATAAAATATAAAAGCCTAATACAAGAAAATAATTTAGATAAATCAAAAGAACTAGAATTATGA
- a CDS encoding helix-turn-helix domain-containing protein gives MSFQLITHSKKDLERIVEVVIDRLRKTEFIQQTPINPTEDRLSQKEAAKFLGISVTSLIAWKKKGKVPYFQIGRSVFFSKSQLLKLAQKNPGLVQSSRR, from the coding sequence ATGAGTTTCCAATTAATAACACATTCCAAAAAAGACCTAGAACGTATTGTAGAGGTTGTAATCGATAGATTGCGTAAGACAGAGTTTATACAACAAACTCCTATTAACCCTACAGAAGATCGACTATCACAAAAAGAAGCAGCCAAATTTCTTGGTATATCAGTAACAAGCCTTATAGCTTGGAAAAAGAAAGGTAAAGTGCCTTATTTTCAAATTGGTAGATCTGTGTTTTTTTCCAAATCACAACTTTTGAAACTTGCTCAAAAAAATCCAGGGCTAGTACAATCAAGTAGAAGGTAA
- a CDS encoding site-specific integrase, whose amino-acid sequence MQVSFHLRKDKIGKAGLAPIRMVIATNGFKIFKAVKGVKCSESNWDTRKERIKAQKRKEEYNNYIEYNKIIDELEANIKKLDRYILLNNIVPTKEYILEKLTSGIEKVELTHLFFPSFEEFIETCKSVKVPRTIKSYATTRNFLQDFEISTGYKLTFESIDNNFFEKIQDYTFLIRKNKNSYLAFIIKVLNTFMKWSHDKEYHDNLKFKKFKVRIDETEIIYLTMDELMTLYNFEFESNRLSQVRDVYCFNCFTGLRISDTSSLKPSNISDDAITLTIQKTRANNTRIPLNRFSKAILEKYKDTIYEPLPIISQQKFNKYIKECCEKAEINTPITTTRYVGQQRIDKTVPKHKLITSHTARKTFVTNSLVLGMKEMVVRNITGHKKEESFRRYVKIAEDLKRSEMDNTWDKIK is encoded by the coding sequence ATGCAAGTTTCATTTCATTTAAGAAAGGACAAAATCGGTAAAGCTGGGCTAGCTCCCATTAGGATGGTTATCGCGACCAATGGATTTAAAATCTTTAAAGCGGTAAAAGGCGTAAAATGTTCTGAAAGCAATTGGGATACTAGAAAAGAAAGAATAAAAGCTCAAAAAAGAAAAGAAGAATACAACAACTACATCGAATACAATAAGATCATTGATGAACTGGAAGCAAACATAAAGAAGCTTGATAGATATATTCTCCTGAATAATATCGTCCCTACAAAAGAATACATTTTAGAAAAACTTACTTCTGGTATCGAGAAAGTTGAGCTTACACACCTATTCTTCCCTTCCTTTGAAGAATTTATTGAGACCTGTAAATCAGTAAAAGTTCCACGGACTATTAAATCATATGCTACCACACGTAACTTTTTACAGGATTTTGAAATTTCTACTGGTTATAAACTGACCTTTGAATCCATTGACAACAACTTCTTTGAAAAAATACAGGATTATACATTTCTGATCCGAAAGAACAAGAATAGTTATTTAGCATTCATCATAAAAGTCCTAAACACATTTATGAAGTGGTCGCATGACAAAGAATATCACGACAATCTAAAGTTTAAAAAATTTAAAGTTAGAATAGATGAAACAGAGATTATCTACCTTACAATGGATGAGCTAATGACACTATATAATTTTGAATTCGAATCCAATAGATTAAGCCAAGTAAGAGATGTTTATTGTTTCAACTGTTTTACGGGATTACGGATAAGTGATACCAGCTCTCTTAAACCATCAAATATTAGTGATGATGCGATTACACTAACAATTCAGAAAACAAGAGCTAATAACACTCGAATTCCTTTAAATCGATTTTCTAAAGCTATTTTGGAGAAATACAAAGACACCATTTATGAACCTTTGCCTATCATCTCACAACAGAAGTTCAATAAATACATCAAAGAGTGTTGTGAAAAAGCAGAAATCAACACTCCTATAACAACAACAAGGTATGTTGGACAACAACGAATTGATAAGACAGTTCCTAAGCACAAGCTCATCACGAGTCATACAGCTCGTAAAACTTTTGTAACAAATAGCCTGGTGTTAGGTATGAAAGAAATGGTAGTGCGTAACATCACCGGTCACAAAAAAGAGGAAAGTTTTAGACGTTATGTAAAGATTGCTGAGGATCTAAAACGTAGTGAAATGGATAATACTTGGGATAAAATTAAGTGA
- a CDS encoding helix-turn-helix domain-containing protein, translated as MNRAFKGIWIPKEIWLSKDLSIQEKIFIVEIDSLEDHVKGGCYAGNKYFSEFFGVSESRVSNIIKTLVSKKMITRKVVRTQNGSVRYLNVSHYLKTVIAHSHNLAVRTSHIQDSQSAESDNIIIHSNNTFSFKKKKSKIINANPRKK; from the coding sequence ATGAATAGAGCATTCAAAGGAATATGGATACCTAAAGAAATCTGGCTTAGTAAAGACCTATCTATTCAGGAAAAAATATTCATTGTAGAAATTGATAGCCTTGAGGATCATGTAAAAGGTGGATGCTACGCTGGAAATAAATATTTCTCTGAATTCTTTGGCGTATCCGAGAGTAGAGTCTCAAATATAATTAAAACGCTTGTAAGCAAAAAAATGATCACTAGAAAAGTGGTTAGAACTCAGAATGGCTCTGTTAGATACCTTAATGTTTCGCACTACCTGAAAACTGTTATTGCGCACTCCCATAATCTAGCAGTCCGCACTTCGCACATACAGGATTCGCAAAGTGCGGAAAGTGACAATATAATAATACATAGTAATAATACATTTTCTTTTAAAAAGAAAAAATCAAAAATCATCAACGCAAATCCAAGAAAAAAATGA
- a CDS encoding TraQ conjugal transfer family protein: MKKIIILVSIALSIISCEELDVDIQNLEKTNFTLTTNTDQETLLINQSIELNLSITIEEPVTEELNFSMKYFDTGVEGKLSINGVEYAQGEIINNISNGIMSLNYLGTSIGAGNLTFQVTASNEITKEIIVPITVNETDFEFTVLFDKEKNYINESTPFSIDIKTKGTENLTYKVYFKNVEGEVKLDSEDQEILQNREFNLSEGITFGEYEGTKAQDTDIEFIAEASNGVVKSKVINFETLLTDFEVVMTPDPLSVPYRWDLSFTYFIKRPDNLKQEIEYYLHITSVGLGDLMYIIDGSEDHIPQGFEWNIGNRISNGGLLKQLGMVSPRKGVVTFHFRDSNGATYEKSINVDYYDY, translated from the coding sequence ATGAAAAAAATAATCATCTTAGTTAGTATTGCTTTATCTATAATTTCTTGTGAAGAACTTGATGTAGATATTCAAAATTTAGAAAAAACAAATTTTACACTTACTACAAATACAGATCAAGAAACTCTTTTGATCAATCAAAGCATAGAACTTAATCTATCTATTACTATTGAAGAACCAGTAACAGAAGAGCTTAATTTCTCAATGAAATATTTTGACACTGGCGTTGAAGGTAAGCTTTCTATAAATGGTGTCGAATATGCCCAGGGAGAAATTATAAATAATATTTCAAACGGTATTATGAGTTTGAATTACCTAGGAACGTCAATAGGGGCTGGGAATCTAACCTTTCAAGTAACAGCTTCAAATGAAATTACCAAAGAGATTATTGTACCAATAACAGTTAATGAAACAGATTTTGAGTTTACAGTTCTTTTTGATAAAGAGAAAAACTACATTAATGAATCCACACCATTCAGTATAGATATTAAAACAAAAGGAACAGAAAACTTAACGTATAAAGTATACTTTAAAAATGTGGAAGGAGAAGTGAAATTGGATTCAGAAGATCAAGAAATACTTCAAAATAGAGAGTTTAACCTTTCTGAAGGGATAACTTTTGGAGAGTATGAGGGAACAAAGGCTCAAGATACTGATATAGAGTTTATAGCTGAAGCTTCTAATGGGGTTGTGAAATCTAAAGTAATCAATTTTGAAACATTACTTACGGATTTTGAGGTAGTAATGACTCCTGATCCTTTATCTGTACCATATCGTTGGGATTTAAGTTTTACTTATTTCATTAAACGTCCAGATAATTTGAAGCAAGAAATTGAATATTATTTACATATCACTTCGGTTGGATTAGGAGATTTAATGTATATCATTGACGGGAGTGAAGATCATATTCCTCAAGGATTTGAGTGGAATATTGGTAATAGAATTTCGAATGGGGGTTTACTAAAACAATTAGGGATGGTTTCTCCTCGAAAAGGGGTTGTTACATTTCATTTTAGAGATTCCAACGGAGCAACATATGAAAAATCAATAAATGTGGATTACTATGACTATTAG
- a CDS encoding type IV secretory system conjugative DNA transfer family protein — MKDINIIEALGHTLFFLIKIWTVYSCYLFCKYFKIHYAFGVLIYFFPLVNLLVTVFPFYYWINKLVAKKNIDKINDIEVADSENSDNSESLSFKTEKGIITIDNIYRNIYVQGGAGAGKSKSVIEPTIIQSAKNEMAGVFYDFKAPSMSEKLLYEYKDSTKVSTFFVDFKDPSRSNRVNPISPKYLLKSAHAFELSQTLIQNLLPETIKQREYFDREAQSILTGVMWYMRNNHPEYCTIPHIISMFLHVDIEKIIEMVGTDTEASGMISSLRQAMDRKANKLVASVMSTLQNALSTLNNPEIFWILSGNDFSLNLNDPSDPKFMCIGNDSTLSATYAPVISLILSSTLRLMNQEDKYKSTIIIDEAPTIFIPRLTEFLATARSNKISTIYAAQDYGQIEAQNGKEAAQSILSNLGTQIYGRTANVKTAEMIKSIFSKQDRTFVTTSQNDGKSGGLAWQLGRSKSKGQNESIQERDRVKVTDIMNLDKGEFYGIVAEGTPREFLKTKFLISEQPEIKHTYNIKTPEEYFKRNYNNIINEVLGIAGIDQKEDGNLINF; from the coding sequence ATGAAAGACATCAATATAATTGAAGCATTAGGACACACTTTATTTTTTTTAATAAAAATCTGGACAGTATATAGCTGTTACCTATTCTGCAAATATTTTAAGATTCATTATGCCTTCGGAGTACTTATCTACTTTTTTCCTTTAGTTAACTTATTGGTCACAGTATTTCCCTTTTATTACTGGATCAATAAACTGGTTGCTAAAAAGAATATTGATAAAATTAATGATATTGAAGTTGCTGATTCTGAAAATAGTGATAACTCAGAAAGTTTAAGTTTTAAGACAGAAAAAGGAATCATAACAATTGATAACATCTATAGAAATATATATGTACAAGGTGGAGCTGGTGCAGGAAAATCGAAAAGCGTAATCGAACCAACAATCATTCAATCCGCAAAAAATGAAATGGCCGGTGTCTTTTATGATTTTAAAGCACCTTCCATGAGTGAAAAACTATTATACGAATATAAAGATTCAACTAAGGTAAGTACATTTTTTGTAGATTTTAAAGATCCTTCTAGAAGTAATAGAGTTAATCCGATTTCCCCAAAATACCTTCTCAAATCTGCCCATGCTTTTGAATTAAGTCAAACCCTTATTCAAAACCTTCTGCCAGAAACTATAAAGCAGAGAGAATATTTTGATAGGGAAGCTCAAAGTATTCTAACAGGCGTGATGTGGTATATGAGAAATAATCACCCAGAGTATTGCACCATACCACATATCATTAGCATGTTTTTACATGTCGATATAGAGAAAATTATAGAAATGGTAGGAACAGATACCGAAGCTTCTGGAATGATTTCTAGTTTGAGGCAAGCAATGGATCGTAAAGCTAATAAATTAGTAGCGAGTGTGATGTCAACACTTCAAAATGCTTTATCAACACTTAATAACCCTGAAATATTTTGGATTCTATCTGGGAATGATTTTTCATTAAACCTTAATGATCCCAGCGATCCAAAGTTTATGTGCATTGGTAATGACAGTACTTTATCAGCTACATATGCCCCAGTCATTTCCCTTATTCTATCTTCTACACTGCGGTTAATGAATCAAGAAGATAAATATAAGAGTACAATTATAATTGATGAAGCTCCTACAATTTTCATTCCTAGACTAACGGAATTTTTAGCCACAGCAAGATCCAATAAAATTTCTACAATCTATGCTGCACAGGATTATGGTCAAATCGAAGCTCAAAATGGAAAAGAGGCTGCTCAATCTATTCTTTCAAATTTAGGTACGCAAATTTATGGGCGAACCGCAAATGTAAAAACTGCAGAAATGATAAAATCTATTTTCAGTAAACAAGATAGAACTTTTGTAACCACTTCGCAGAATGATGGAAAATCTGGAGGATTAGCTTGGCAATTAGGAAGAAGTAAGAGCAAAGGACAAAATGAATCGATTCAGGAAAGAGATCGTGTTAAGGTTACTGATATTATGAATTTGGATAAAGGGGAATTCTATGGAATTGTAGCAGAAGGAACACCCCGAGAATTTTTAAAGACTAAGTTTTTGATTTCTGAACAACCTGAAATAAAACATACCTATAACATCAAAACTCCCGAAGAATATTTCAAACGTAATTACAACAACATCATCAATGAAGTTTTGGGCATTGCAGGTATAGACCAAAAAGAAGATGGCAATTTAATTAATTTCTAA